The window CAACGGCTTATGCGGCTAACTTCCGTACTGAAAGTCGCGGTGCTCACTCACGTGAAGATTATTTAGAGCGTGATGATGAGAACTGGTTATGCCACAGCTTATTTGACCCAATCACTGAAACGATGGATCGTCGTGCAGTGAACATGGCACCTAAGTTACGTGAAGCATTCCCGCCGAAGAAACGTACCTACTAGGAGTTGCAAAGATGAAATTGACATTTGCAGTTTATCGCTACAATCCTGACGTAGATACTAAACCGTATATGCAGGATTACACCTTAGAAGTGGCTGAAGGCTCTGACATGATGGTGCTCGATGCACTGATCAAGTTAAAAGAGCAAGATCCGACTCTGTCATTCCGTCGCTCATGCCGTGAAGGTGTGTGTGGTTCTGACGGCGTGAACATGAATGGTAAAAATGGTCTGGCGTGTATTACCCCAATTTCAACCTTTAAAGGCAAGAAATTAGAAATACGTCCATTACCAGGTATGCCAGTTGTTCGCGACTTAGTCGTTGATTTAACTCAGTTCTATAAGCAGTATGAGAAGATCAAGCCTTACCTCATCAATTATGAGAAAGCACCAGCCCGTGAACACTTACAATCACCTGAAGAGCGTGCTCATTTAGATGGTCTGTACGAATGTATCATGTGTGCCTGTTGTTCTACGGCTTGCCCATCATTCTGGTGGAATCCTGATAAGTTTATCGGTCCAAGCGGTCTGCTTCACGCATATCGTTTCTTGATCGACAGTCGCGATACAGCAACAGAAGAACGTTTATCTGAGCTGGACGACGCCTATAGCGTGTTCCGTTGCCACGGCATCATGAACTGCGTTGACGTTTGTCCAAAAGGTCTTAATCCGACTAAAGCAATTGGTCATATTAAGTCCATGCTGTTGAAGCGAGCAGTGTAATGCGAGAACCCGAGCTGAAACCAATAATAATATAGCTCTTGAAGAGTCACTTTCTGGTAGCAGAAGGTGACTCTTTTGCGTATGTAATGGAAGACAACGCGCCGTATATCTGGACATCTAGGGGCGGCAGAAATTATGCGTCGAAGGTAATCTCTACAGACTGCATATTTAATACTATGGCTAAGCACGTGTATAAAGTTTGAAAGGAATAGAAATGCACCAAGGCATCATGAAAGCCTGGCTCGAATCATCTCACTTAAGTGGTGCAAATTCGACCTACGTAGAAGAGATGTATGAAGCCTATC of the Shewanella baltica genome contains:
- a CDS encoding succinate dehydrogenase iron-sulfur subunit; the protein is MKLTFAVYRYNPDVDTKPYMQDYTLEVAEGSDMMVLDALIKLKEQDPTLSFRRSCREGVCGSDGVNMNGKNGLACITPISTFKGKKLEIRPLPGMPVVRDLVVDLTQFYKQYEKIKPYLINYEKAPAREHLQSPEERAHLDGLYECIMCACCSTACPSFWWNPDKFIGPSGLLHAYRFLIDSRDTATEERLSELDDAYSVFRCHGIMNCVDVCPKGLNPTKAIGHIKSMLLKRAV